Below is a genomic region from Solidesulfovibrio fructosivorans JJ].
CCCCGACCGGCCGCCTGTCGCGGCAGTTCCCGCCGCAAATCGCCTCGGCCATGCCGCTCGTCATCATCGACCGCCGCGTGACCGGGGCGAGCCTCGACAGCGTGGGCATCGACAACGTGGCCGCCGCCACGGCCCTGACGCGGCACATGCTGGAACACGGGTATACGCGCATCGCCGGCCTGTTCGGCGCGATAAGCAGCACCGGGCGGGAGCGGCGCGAGGGGTTTCTCGCCGCTTTGAAGGAGGCCGGCGTTTCCGCGCCCAAGGAACTGGTCCTCAGCCTTCCGGCCAAGGAGCCGGCGGGCTACGAGGCGACGCAACGGCTGCTCGATTTGTCGCGGCCGCCGCAGGCGCTCATCACCAGCAACGGGCTTTTGGCCACCGGGGCCTGCAAGGCCATCCGGGACAGGGGGGTGCCCATGCCGGAAGGGATCGCCTTCGCGACCATCGACGAGACGCTGTGGACTTCCATGCTGCGCCCGGCGGTCACCGTTGTCGCGCAGCCGGCCTACGCCATCGGCCAGACCGCCTGCGAGATGCTGCTCAAGCGCATTG
It encodes:
- a CDS encoding substrate-binding domain-containing protein, whose amino-acid sequence is MGLIVADIQNPFFAMVTRAVEDVAQANDYSVLLCNTDEDPDKERTYLELMRNGNAAGVILAPTGRLSRQFPPQIASAMPLVIIDRRVTGASLDSVGIDNVAAATALTRHMLEHGYTRIAGLFGAISSTGRERREGFLAALKEAGVSAPKELVLSLPAKEPAGYEATQRLLDLSRPPQALITSNGLLATGACKAIRDRGVPMPEGIAFATIDETLWTSMLRPAVTVVAQPAYAIGQTACEMLLKRIAESSRPTRQVVLASDLVIRESCGPHGPGTPRDVAVVAHPEPSRR